In Ciconia boyciana chromosome 5, ASM3463844v1, whole genome shotgun sequence, the DNA window CTGAGCAGCCCAGTATGCTAGTGGGACTGAAACGGTGTGGGGCTTCATAAACTCTATGGAGTTTATTTCTACGCAGCAGACCTGTTACTTCAGCAGGCTAACGTGCGTggcttttcctgttctttcttctcccagaaCCAGTCTACGTTCCGTTCCTCATTGTGGGATCAATATTTATTGCCTTCATTATCGTGGGCTCTCTGGTAGCGGTTTATTGTTGCACATGTTTAAGACCTAAACAGCCATCACAGCCAATACGATTTTCTCTGCGGAGCTATCAGACCGAGACTCTTCCCATGATCCTGGCCTCGACAAGCTTCAGGACGCCGTCGAGGCAGTCCAGTACCGCGACAAGTTCCAGTTCGACCAGCGGCTCGGTTCGCAGGTTCTCCTTTCCCCGGGCAGAGCCAGGATGCCTTGTGGGGTCGTCACCTCCACCGTACACATCCGGCTGCTTCCAGACAGCCCATGCAGTCCACCTGACCCAGCCGTCGGGATTTCTGGTCTCGCCGCCGTACTTTGGGTATCCTCTCCAGCCAGAGCCTGCCCTGGCTGGGAAGAGCTGCTCTGATTTTAGTCAGAGCTGAAAGGAGTCATCAAGAAATAACGCAGCCTTCGGAAGCGCAGGGACTGCTGCTGTTGGGTGTCACACTGACAtgctctggggctgcaggagtCAGAACCGTTCCGGTGGGTGAGTTGCCCTTGAAAAGTGCAAGGTCTCATTTGGGATCTCATTTCCCAAACTTGGATCAAACTTAACAAATGAATTGTAAAATATTCCAAACTTAGTTGCTCTAAAACCTGACCGCTCTGATCGTTCCATCTAATTTGTGCAGAACGTGTTCAGAGACAAGTAGAAAAACCATTTCGGGATAAAGGTACTCATTTCACAGTGttataaatgacattttaaccCTAAATGCTATTGGTTAACAAACGGTGGCTGCATTCCACTGGTAATAATCAGACTAGTTCTATAAAGCAGCAATAACCCTGAGAAGTAAGAGAGAAGTAATATTTACTAAAGGGGATCCTAAAAACAGCTGACTGCTTCCTACTTCCATGAGCaatgaaaacaagaggaaaaattttAACTACAGATATCAAAATGCGtagggtttttaaaatacacataataTACCTGAACTTACACTGCATATTTGTATTAGTAAACTTTAACTATGATAGATAAAACTAGTACTAATTAGGCTAGTTGAAAATGAGCCAATCCCAAGCAGCCAAATAATTATCtgtgagaaaagcagaatatattCAGCAATATCACTAATAACTTCTCCGCATAAAATTCTAAAACTGGTGttatattaaagcatttttcagaaggaagtgtttatttttggctttttgctCAGCAACATGTGTAAGTTGGACAAACTGATCATAAAGTTCTATTTGTAAAATTAGCCATGTATAAAATGTAAAGATGAgcttgtaatttaaaatgtatttacagcATTGACAACACTAATTATTTAGTagtcacacacaaaaaaaatttatcaaTAAACTGTGTGGATGAAATGTTGTGTCATCTGTATGGCTCTGTACAGCTAGTGTTTGATGAGCAAGTTCTCATTTTGATGGTGTAActgtactgtattttttcctgttaaaaatagTTAATTTCACTTTCGTAAATTATTTACATCTTTAACTGCACCTGTTGTGCAGatttaatataatataaaattcTGACTATGTAGCAAACTAATAGATTAATTAATGTCTTTTATATGTAACTGTGGTAAAAATGTGGTAAAAACTACACTGATGATTagtttgatattttaatttaaaacatcctGTCCTAGGAATAAATTTTGTTTGCCCTTCTGCATTCCTTCACCCAAGtaaaccaacaaaccaaatggaagaagaaaaaaaacgcATATAAACCAAACACATGCAGcaagcaaatggaaaataagcaagaaaaaatgcagtcattAAAGGGCTTCTCTGTATACTTATTTTTGTCAACAAACGAAGTCATTCTGTGTGTCAGAATCTACAACGTCAGAGGCTGAACTGTCCTATTTTATCAGCCCCAAACTCCCTGTCTGTAGGATCTGTTGAAGTACCTTATAGCTGACCTGGTCTACAATATCGGTGCATATTAGAATTACAGCACTTTTATTCTGAATTACAGTGTACTTCTTTGGATTTTAGGAAAGCTTCATTGGTTCTTCCTCAAGAgttgaatacatttttttcttagctaaTATCTAGCAATCAGTATCTTagcatttgtgaaaaaaatattttgaaataacccttttgcttttttattgcaTAATTAACATTACAATCCAACAGAGATTACTGCTGGAAATGCGGTTTCTAGGCAGAAAGACAAGTTGTATACAATGATGTTTTAAGGAATAGGCTTTAGCTTGAGTGCTGTGATTGTTAATTACAAACTAAAATCATGATACACAGTAGTGTATACATTTTATAAAAGTCTAAAAAGTAGATTTCGAGTACTTGGGAAATTGAAAGGTAAGTGTTTTggcttgcaattttttttagaaacaatCTTCAAGGAAGGGGGTGGGTAAATTTTTGCCCACCTTTGTTGATGGTTCATAGGACTCTTCACATTTTGAATGGATAAGAAATATGGGGCTGTTCATCAAGTaactttttggaaaaataatttaatattgcAACAGATACCAGGTCTGTTGTTTGGAAGCATCCTGCAAGATCTGCTGAACATTCCTCTATACAGCAGAAACATAGtaaaacaaactgtatttttaacaaaagcaagtCTTCAGTTAGTTAGTAGAAATCTTTTTCTATCTCGTAAACCAAGGCAACACAGATCATTCTGGAAGCAGAAACTTGGCCCATTCTAGTTAAGAAGGTGCAATTTTGCATTCCTTTAAGGAGTGATTAGTCATCAAAGCCACTGACACAGGTGGTGGGTAGCTGAAATTTAGTGTTTTTGTCAACGATAGGCTGTACAGAGAAGCCATGCATTGGACTCGGTTACTGCCCATTAACATTTGGCGGCGTGCGCTGAGCAGGCCAGGCTGCTTCACCGTAATGGTCTCAGTGGGCTCTACCATCAGATTTATTAAGGTTTTAACACAGGGATGGATTTTTGCTGTGGATTTTTGTGTACAGGCTTACCGATTTTAATGATTATTCAGCCCAAGTGGAGGCTGTGCAGTTTGCCATGTAGTGTGAAACTCAGCCTACCGGGGAAGACCCCTCTGAGCtacttcccttcctcccctgatGCTGCATAATGGGTTTGACCTCATAAAATGCTTGAAGAACTTGACACACAGCAATAATTTCCTTGAATCAGACTTACATAAGTCTACAAGTTTACAGAGTGCAAACACCTGGCAGATTGGTGGGCAGAGTGCAACAAATCCTGCAGACGGGGGTCTGAGGCTGGGAAAGATCAGGTGTAGTTAAAATAGCTGTACTGGGTCACCTGTAAAGCAGGTGAGGGGGGATTGTGCATCATCTGCAAATAGATAGAGAAAGAAGAATC includes these proteins:
- the SHISA3 gene encoding protein shisa-3 homolog, with translation MAGRLRALLLRCLLLGLLGGGGGGQPGGGEYCHGWVDGQGGYHEGFQCPEGFDTAAATICCGSCALRYCCAAAEARLEQGGCTNDREPPDPGVTAQPVYVPFLIVGSIFIAFIIVGSLVAVYCCTCLRPKQPSQPIRFSLRSYQTETLPMILASTSFRTPSRQSSTATSSSSTSGSVRRFSFPRAEPGCLVGSSPPPYTSGCFQTAHAVHLTQPSGFLVSPPYFGYPLQPEPALAGKSCSDFSQS